The following proteins are co-located in the Culicoidibacter larvae genome:
- a CDS encoding cation-translocating P-type ATPase has protein sequence MNKELMQQDIIGLSYEEVAAKVAAGEVNTPPEKATKTNTQIIKENVLTLFNLLNLLIGIALALVGAFSNMFFLLIILINILIGIIQEIHAKNLVEELTLLSTPKATVIRGGEQSEILVEELVLGDAMILEMGSQIAADSVVVAGSIEVNESLLTGESDSITKYPGDHLLSGSFVVSGKCTVDVEHIGNDNFSAKLAHEAKKAKPINSELLDSMRKITKFTSWIIVPLGVVLFLEAYFIRLDPIMVAVVTTSAALLGMLPKGLVLLISITSATGVIKLSKKQVLVQDMYCMETLAHVDMLCLDKTGTITEGKMSVTEVLPLTKRHLAIPIERVMGSYLAASDDNNATMQALRAHFNETADLIAVDRVAFSSERKWGAIQFADFATVVFGAPEIVLQGHELPAVVNELQLTGSRVLIVAFAEDAIVDNQLPTVIPVAAIALDDPIRKNAEQTLNFFKREGVEVKVISGDNPVTVSNIARKAGLHDYASYIDLSMVTSDEEVQAAATQYSIFGRVRPEQKQLLVQALQAAGHTVAMTGDGVNDVLALREADCSIAMAEGNDAAKQVSQLVLLHSDFSSLPEVLAEGRRVVNNVTKVASVFFIKTIYSVLLSVISLFTFVAFPFIPIQITLIDLAIEGYPAFFLSFEPDKRKVHGVFLKKVLTAAAPNALLIVANTVIFYILGQQMNIAQDDIVTLMYYMIGFISILAVLKTCLPFNPLRIFLFVTTAVGFYVAVFLFQNLLHVGLLTSVTLPIFIIAAIPTAIIWAVSTMVLKKKRLIQ, from the coding sequence ATGAATAAAGAGTTGATGCAACAAGATATAATTGGTCTAAGTTACGAGGAAGTAGCGGCCAAAGTTGCTGCCGGAGAGGTTAATACACCACCGGAAAAGGCAACGAAGACGAATACTCAGATTATTAAGGAAAATGTTTTAACATTATTTAACTTACTGAACTTATTGATTGGGATTGCTTTGGCCTTGGTTGGGGCATTTTCCAATATGTTCTTCTTGTTGATTATTCTTATCAATATTTTGATTGGTATTATTCAGGAGATTCACGCCAAAAATTTAGTTGAAGAGCTAACACTTCTTTCAACACCCAAAGCGACGGTTATTCGTGGCGGTGAGCAAAGTGAAATCTTGGTTGAAGAATTAGTGCTTGGTGATGCGATGATTCTGGAGATGGGTTCACAGATAGCGGCAGACAGTGTTGTGGTTGCCGGCAGTATTGAGGTCAACGAGTCGTTGTTGACCGGGGAATCGGACTCGATTACGAAGTATCCCGGTGATCATTTGCTTTCTGGCAGCTTTGTTGTCAGTGGTAAATGTACTGTCGATGTTGAACATATCGGTAATGATAATTTTTCTGCTAAGCTGGCACATGAAGCGAAAAAGGCAAAGCCGATTAATTCGGAGTTGCTGGATTCGATGCGGAAGATTACCAAGTTTACCAGCTGGATTATTGTGCCGCTTGGGGTGGTTTTATTTTTAGAAGCTTACTTTATTCGTCTCGATCCGATAATGGTTGCTGTAGTTACGACTTCGGCAGCATTGCTTGGCATGCTGCCGAAGGGTCTTGTGCTTTTGATTAGTATTACCTCTGCTACCGGAGTTATTAAGCTTTCAAAAAAACAAGTGTTAGTGCAAGACATGTACTGTATGGAAACTTTAGCACATGTTGATATGTTGTGTTTGGATAAGACCGGGACGATTACTGAGGGGAAAATGTCAGTTACTGAGGTGCTGCCGTTAACCAAGCGTCATTTAGCGATTCCGATTGAGCGAGTGATGGGTTCATATTTGGCAGCCAGCGATGATAATAATGCGACGATGCAAGCATTGCGCGCTCATTTTAATGAAACTGCTGATTTGATTGCGGTGGACCGAGTTGCCTTTTCTTCTGAGCGCAAGTGGGGAGCAATTCAGTTTGCTGATTTTGCCACTGTTGTATTCGGGGCGCCGGAGATTGTTCTACAAGGACATGAGTTGCCGGCAGTAGTCAATGAATTACAGCTGACCGGCAGTCGGGTCCTGATAGTTGCTTTTGCTGAGGATGCGATTGTTGATAATCAATTACCTACAGTGATTCCAGTAGCGGCGATTGCTTTAGATGATCCAATTCGCAAAAATGCGGAACAGACTTTGAATTTCTTTAAGCGTGAAGGGGTAGAAGTGAAGGTTATTTCCGGAGATAATCCGGTAACCGTTTCTAATATCGCTCGTAAAGCAGGCTTACATGATTATGCTTCTTATATTGATTTATCAATGGTTACTAGTGATGAAGAGGTACAGGCGGCGGCAACGCAATATAGTATCTTCGGCCGGGTGCGGCCGGAGCAAAAGCAATTGCTGGTGCAGGCACTGCAAGCGGCCGGGCATACGGTTGCAATGACTGGCGATGGTGTTAATGACGTATTGGCATTGCGTGAGGCTGATTGCAGTATTGCGATGGCGGAAGGTAATGATGCTGCTAAGCAAGTGTCACAGTTAGTGTTGTTACATTCGGATTTCTCAAGTTTGCCGGAAGTGCTGGCTGAGGGGCGCCGGGTTGTTAATAATGTGACTAAGGTGGCATCGGTGTTCTTTATCAAGACAATTTATTCAGTGTTGCTTTCGGTAATAAGCTTGTTTACTTTTGTAGCTTTTCCGTTTATTCCGATTCAGATTACCTTGATTGATTTGGCAATTGAAGGTTATCCTGCTTTCTTCTTGTCTTTTGAACCAGACAAGAGGAAAGTTCACGGGGTTTTCCTTAAGAAGGTGTTAACCGCGGCAGCACCAAATGCACTTTTGATTGTTGCTAACACGGTTATCTTCTATATATTAGGTCAGCAAATGAATATCGCTCAAGATGATATTGTTACCTTGATGTATTATATGATTGGCTTTATTAGCATTTTAGCGGTCTTGAAAACTTGTTTGCCATTTAACCCGTTGCGAATTTTCTTGTTTGTGACAACTGCGGTTGGCTTCTATGTTGCCGTATTCTTATTCCAAAATTTATTACATGTTGGCTTACTAACATCAGTAACCTTACCAATATTTATTATTGCGGCAATTCCAACCGCAATCATTTGGGCAGTATCAACAATGGTGCTGAAAAAGAAACGTTTGATTCAATAA
- a CDS encoding response regulator transcription factor, translating into MCIKKHILFIDDDDQYQRVVKSLLVTEGYEVTTASNAAVGIELFQKHKYDLVLSDLMMESVDGLQLLSFIRRIDPSMKVIILTGSDELAPEIRGLQLLANDFIRKPVDFDILLARIARVLIDEEKHTVHELVSEREQLVVHLDSRQVMKADERIELTVKEFDLLVYFLRNRNVVHSREQLLKEVWRMDINLIDIRSVDTLVKKVRRKLHISSIYSMRGVGYEWIE; encoded by the coding sequence ATGTGTATAAAAAAGCATATTTTATTTATTGATGACGATGATCAATATCAACGTGTCGTCAAAAGTTTATTGGTGACTGAAGGCTATGAAGTGACCACCGCCAGTAATGCAGCTGTCGGTATTGAATTATTCCAAAAACATAAATATGATTTGGTTTTGTCTGATTTAATGATGGAGTCAGTTGATGGGTTGCAGTTGTTATCATTTATTCGCCGCATTGACCCGTCTATGAAAGTTATTATTTTAACCGGTTCAGATGAGCTTGCACCGGAAATTCGGGGTTTGCAGTTATTAGCCAATGACTTTATTCGCAAACCAGTTGATTTTGATATTTTGTTAGCGCGGATTGCCAGAGTATTAATTGATGAAGAGAAGCATACTGTTCATGAGTTAGTCAGTGAGCGTGAGCAGTTAGTTGTGCACCTTGACTCACGACAAGTGATGAAAGCCGACGAACGGATTGAGCTTACGGTTAAAGAGTTTGATTTGCTTGTTTATTTTTTGCGTAATCGCAATGTTGTTCATTCACGTGAACAATTGTTAAAAGAGGTTTGGCGAATGGATATAAATCTTATTGATATTCGGTCAGTAGATACATTAGTTAAGAAAGTTCGCCGTAAACTGCATATTTCTTCAATCTATTCAATGCGGGGTGTAGGTTATGAGTGGATCGAGTAA
- a CDS encoding InlB B-repeat-containing protein, translated as TALDQTITFDVNGGNIATQPADIIQMTDSTVDLDAVTAPTWFGHKFLGWKDAADTSCSGTITMPAGGLTLIADWQDLIADGTWQIDASDITISYSDLVAMIQSETLDAEILARSGAKAWDSATLAELSPLYVKDLTVVKANPAVGSYVLNVFHDEAIATTFGTKNATTQLNTNITLTVTEDPAQPQLPVTGQNYLEFIGLGFIAVLISSLLIFLKKKSDK; from the coding sequence GGACGGCGTTAGACCAAACCATCACTTTCGATGTGAATGGTGGTAACATAGCTACCCAACCAGCAGATATCATTCAAATGACTGACAGCACAGTCGACCTAGACGCAGTCACCGCACCAACATGGTTCGGGCACAAATTCCTTGGTTGGAAAGATGCGGCAGATACAAGTTGCAGTGGTACAATCACAATGCCGGCAGGCGGATTAACCTTAATCGCCGATTGGCAAGACTTGATTGCTGATGGCACTTGGCAAATTGATGCTAGCGATATTACTATTAGTTATAGTGACTTAGTGGCTATGATTCAAAGTGAAACGCTTGATGCAGAAATTTTGGCTCGTTCAGGGGCAAAAGCATGGGATAGTGCAACGTTAGCGGAGTTGTCACCATTGTATGTTAAGGATTTGACAGTAGTGAAAGCAAATCCGGCAGTAGGCAGTTATGTCTTGAATGTCTTTCATGATGAAGCTATTGCAACGACTTTTGGCACTAAAAATGCAACTACTCAATTAAATACTAATATTACTCTTACCGTTACTGAAGATCCGGCACAACCACAATTACCGGTTACCGGCCAAAATTATCTTGAATTTATCGGTCTTGGATTTATTGCAGTATTAATTAGTAGTTTGTTGATATTCTTAAAAAAGAAGTCAGATAAATAA
- a CDS encoding metallophosphoesterase family protein, whose protein sequence is MKVAVLADAHGNSTALEAVLLDAQAQGAEKYITVGDMVMKGPSPERCLSLLEAVEPIIWVIGNHESCYKIEDEPYMVHPKFDMSVIYALYDKQYLSLAQTHWLANLPLMQTVTLLNTTFDIFHALPDDPSSGEVFPTGDQDAFDRMLTNSESDVAIYGHVHRQTLRMTRDDRTIINPGTIGLATAHNYRPDNRAQYVMLEITSAGIAAINYRRVEYDVEAELAIAKKRELPYFDLYARTLRDAQYSFTNDVIEAENIRCGYDKFVYNMFHK, encoded by the coding sequence ATGAAAGTTGCTGTTCTTGCAGATGCCCATGGCAACAGTACCGCTTTGGAAGCAGTGTTGTTAGATGCTCAGGCACAAGGTGCCGAAAAGTATATTACGGTTGGCGATATGGTGATGAAGGGGCCGAGCCCGGAACGGTGTTTGTCACTGTTGGAAGCGGTTGAACCAATCATTTGGGTTATCGGTAATCATGAGTCTTGCTACAAAATTGAAGATGAACCCTATATGGTTCATCCTAAGTTCGATATGTCAGTAATTTACGCGCTCTATGACAAGCAATACTTGTCACTGGCGCAAACGCATTGGTTGGCAAACTTGCCACTCATGCAGACAGTCACTTTACTTAATACTACTTTTGATATTTTTCATGCATTACCTGATGATCCGAGCAGTGGTGAGGTTTTTCCTACCGGAGACCAGGATGCATTTGATCGAATGTTGACGAACTCGGAGAGTGATGTTGCTATCTATGGTCATGTGCATCGTCAGACATTGCGCATGACCCGTGATGATCGGACAATCATTAATCCTGGCACTATTGGATTAGCAACAGCACATAACTACCGACCAGATAATCGTGCGCAGTATGTAATGCTTGAAATCACTTCTGCAGGAATTGCGGCGATTAATTATCGCCGAGTTGAATATGATGTTGAAGCTGAGCTGGCAATTGCCAAAAAACGTGAGTTGCCATATTTTGATTTATATGCCCGGACATTGCGTGATGCCCAATATAGTTTCACCAATGATGTGATTGAGGCTGAAAATATTAGATGCGGCTATGATAAATTTGTATATAATATGTTTCATAAGTAG